Proteins encoded within one genomic window of uncultured Draconibacterium sp.:
- a CDS encoding ATP-dependent Clp protease ATP-binding subunit → MDSQFSPRIKDIIGYSREEAIRLGNDYIGQEHLFLGILREGEGTATDILENLGVDLVEVKQLIESKVRTDKDINQKADLIMLKSTEKTLKLIYLEARSFKSATANSGHLLLAILKDNDSLITQLLVELGINYYMVKSQLQDYQQPEAKSDFPESDDDEPGEGFGKGPSGGQSSKKAAGAKSDTPVLDNFGIDITKLAEENSLDPIVGREKEIERLAQILSRRKKNNPILIGEPGVGKSAIAEGLALRIVGKKVSRILFDKRVVSLDIASIVAGTKYRGQFEERMKAILNELSKVNNVILFIDEIHTIVGAGGATGSLDAANMLKPALARGDIQCIGATTLDEYRQQIEKDGALERRFQKVMVDPTSIDETIVILNNIKERYEDHHNVTFTPEAIESCVKLTARYITDRYLPDKAIDALDEAGSRVHISNINVPDNIVKLEEKIEKTKEDKITAVKSQNFELAANYRDKEKNLLTLLEDAKEQWEKDLLNHRETVDEHKVAEVVAMMSGIPVQRIAQAEGKRLMNMGKDLKGKVVGQDEAIAKIVKAIQRNRAGLKDPNRPIGSFIFLGPTGVGKTQLAKVLTTYLFDNLDSLIRIDMSEYMEKFAVSRLVGAPPGYVGYEEGGQLTEKVRRKPYSVVLLDEIEKAHPDVFNILLQLMDEGRLTDSLGRNVDFRNTIIIMTSNIGSRQLKDFGRGVGFSTAKTPEEENEHTKYIIQKALKKAFAPEFLNRIDDVVMFNQLEKKHIHSIIDIEIEGLYKRVESLNYKLKISPAAKDFIAEKGYDPQFGARPLKRAIQKYLEDEMAEIIIKASITEGDTISVGFDKKNEKLQMRILSNKKALKE, encoded by the coding sequence ATGGATTCACAATTTTCACCAAGAATTAAAGATATTATCGGATATAGCCGGGAGGAGGCAATTCGTTTGGGGAATGATTATATAGGCCAGGAGCATCTTTTTTTGGGAATTTTGAGAGAAGGCGAAGGTACTGCTACAGATATTCTCGAAAACCTGGGTGTTGACCTGGTTGAAGTAAAACAACTGATCGAAAGCAAGGTACGTACAGATAAAGATATTAATCAGAAAGCTGATTTAATTATGCTTAAGTCAACGGAAAAGACTTTGAAGTTGATTTATCTGGAAGCACGATCGTTTAAAAGTGCAACAGCCAACAGCGGTCATCTCTTGCTAGCTATATTAAAAGACAACGACAGTTTGATAACTCAACTGCTCGTTGAATTGGGTATTAATTATTACATGGTTAAGTCACAATTGCAAGACTACCAACAGCCTGAAGCGAAATCGGACTTTCCTGAAAGCGACGATGATGAGCCGGGCGAAGGTTTTGGAAAAGGCCCGTCAGGCGGACAAAGTTCGAAAAAAGCTGCCGGAGCAAAATCGGATACACCTGTACTCGATAATTTTGGTATTGATATTACCAAACTGGCAGAAGAAAACAGTCTTGACCCAATTGTTGGTCGCGAGAAAGAAATTGAGCGACTGGCGCAAATCCTGAGTCGACGTAAAAAGAACAACCCAATTTTGATTGGAGAACCTGGTGTTGGTAAATCGGCCATTGCTGAAGGATTGGCACTGCGAATTGTAGGTAAAAAAGTATCGAGAATATTATTCGATAAACGCGTTGTAAGCCTTGATATTGCGTCAATTGTGGCGGGTACAAAATATCGCGGACAATTTGAGGAGCGAATGAAAGCGATTTTGAATGAGCTATCGAAAGTAAACAATGTAATTTTGTTTATCGACGAGATTCATACCATTGTAGGTGCCGGTGGAGCAACCGGATCGCTGGATGCGGCGAACATGTTAAAACCTGCTCTGGCACGTGGCGACATTCAATGTATTGGAGCCACAACGCTTGATGAATACCGTCAGCAAATCGAAAAAGACGGTGCTTTGGAACGTCGTTTCCAGAAAGTAATGGTCGATCCTACTTCGATAGACGAGACCATTGTAATTCTGAATAACATTAAAGAACGTTACGAAGATCACCACAATGTAACTTTTACTCCGGAAGCGATTGAAAGCTGCGTGAAATTAACTGCACGCTACATTACCGATCGTTATTTGCCTGACAAAGCCATTGATGCACTTGACGAAGCAGGTTCGCGTGTTCATATTTCAAATATCAATGTTCCGGATAACATAGTTAAGCTGGAAGAAAAGATAGAGAAAACCAAAGAGGATAAAATTACTGCTGTTAAAAGTCAGAATTTTGAACTTGCAGCCAATTATCGCGATAAAGAAAAAAACCTGCTTACGCTTTTGGAAGATGCAAAAGAACAGTGGGAAAAAGATTTGTTAAATCACCGCGAAACTGTTGATGAGCACAAAGTTGCCGAGGTTGTTGCCATGATGTCGGGAATTCCGGTACAGCGTATTGCGCAAGCCGAAGGAAAACGCCTGATGAACATGGGCAAAGACCTGAAAGGTAAAGTTGTTGGGCAAGACGAAGCTATTGCTAAAATTGTTAAGGCAATTCAACGTAACCGCGCAGGATTGAAAGATCCAAACCGCCCTATCGGATCATTTATCTTCCTGGGACCAACAGGTGTTGGAAAAACCCAGTTAGCAAAAGTTTTAACTACTTACTTGTTCGATAATCTGGACTCGCTGATACGTATTGACATGAGTGAGTACATGGAGAAATTTGCGGTATCGAGATTGGTTGGAGCGCCTCCGGGATATGTTGGTTACGAAGAAGGTGGCCAGTTGACTGAAAAAGTGAGACGTAAACCCTACTCTGTTGTATTGCTCGACGAAATTGAGAAAGCACATCCTGATGTGTTCAATATTTTGCTTCAGTTGATGGACGAAGGACGTTTAACCGATAGTCTGGGACGTAATGTAGATTTCCGAAATACGATTATTATCATGACTTCGAACATCGGATCGCGTCAATTAAAAGACTTCGGACGTGGCGTCGGTTTCTCAACGGCAAAAACACCTGAAGAGGAAAATGAGCATACAAAATACATCATTCAGAAAGCTCTGAAAAAGGCATTTGCTCCGGAGTTTCTGAATCGTATCGATGATGTTGTAATGTTTAATCAACTGGAGAAAAAACACATTCACAGCATTATCGACATAGAAATTGAAGGTTTGTACAAACGTGTGGAATCATTGAATTATAAACTGAAAATATCGCCCGCAGCAAAAGACTTTATTGCCGAGAAAGGATATGATCCTCAGTTTGGCGCCCGACCATTAAAACGAGCCATTCAGAAATATCTGGAAGATGAAATGGCCGAAATAATTATCAAGGCATCGATTACCGAAGGAGATACCATTTCGGTTGGTTTTGACAAGAAAAATGAGAAACTTCAGATGCGCATTTTGTCGAATAAAAAAGCGCTGAAAGAATAA
- a CDS encoding SpoIIE family protein phosphatase, which translates to MSQSTHVTSQVQRYIVTTSEVAGNIADQVIFYGQQDHANLFIQSLVNKYSFINAIYVKIDSTVTNLPYRSYFTYRDGDSTLIQRGSGNISACANEQVQFENLIKQQGVGWSEPYLCERNNIVVAAYCSPIMIESPSGQEKRVGEVICELSLNELNKQVNSLKIGKGGFAFLMSNNGVYITHPVNEWILNRSIYDIHEKVLKENVITTTDHVLADTKPGTLIAYPELFNFEKALVYYVPIQQNGWVLASVLPYKELFEPLYLPVLQMLFFSVLGILIIYLTVTYIINRQIKPLSLVTKQLKRFSNLTGPYKDIPENEIVQVAESLNYMKSWYEKYLQTQSDEQKKKLRRQEDMNQASEIQQSFIKSIYPAFPDRTDIDLYSTYQPARGVSGDLFDYFFIDDEHLVLTMGDVSGKGVPAAFFMSVAQTTIKTNALEPKANLIVEKINKELCTSNHHQFFLTLFLGVLNVKTGIFEYCNAAHTPGYILNKDGIVTELAQSHGLPLGLYPDKSYSSAKIQLNKKDTLVLYTDGVTEMLNENHVQYGNQQLVENLKSLTGQNPKGMVERLEKSFHIFRGHAQQTDDITMLIFSYKA; encoded by the coding sequence ATGTCGCAGAGTACTCACGTAACAAGCCAGGTGCAGCGTTACATTGTAACTACTTCTGAAGTTGCCGGAAATATTGCCGACCAGGTTATTTTTTACGGTCAGCAAGATCATGCCAATCTATTTATTCAAAGCCTGGTAAATAAATATTCCTTTATCAATGCTATTTATGTAAAAATTGATTCAACAGTTACCAACTTGCCGTATCGGAGTTATTTTACTTACAGAGACGGAGATTCCACTTTAATACAGCGGGGTAGCGGTAATATTTCGGCGTGTGCAAATGAGCAAGTTCAATTCGAAAACCTAATCAAACAGCAAGGTGTAGGTTGGTCGGAGCCTTATTTATGCGAACGGAATAATATTGTTGTTGCCGCTTACTGTTCACCTATTATGATCGAATCTCCATCGGGGCAAGAAAAACGTGTTGGAGAAGTAATTTGCGAATTGTCGTTAAATGAGCTGAATAAGCAGGTGAATAGTTTAAAAATAGGAAAAGGCGGTTTTGCTTTTCTTATGTCGAATAATGGAGTTTACATTACACACCCCGTTAACGAATGGATACTAAACCGAAGTATTTACGATATTCATGAGAAGGTTCTTAAAGAAAATGTTATTACCACTACCGATCATGTACTGGCAGACACAAAACCGGGCACATTAATTGCTTATCCCGAATTATTTAATTTCGAAAAAGCCCTTGTTTATTATGTACCTATCCAACAAAATGGCTGGGTTTTAGCATCGGTTTTACCTTATAAAGAGTTATTCGAACCCTTGTATTTACCGGTACTCCAAATGTTGTTTTTCTCCGTATTAGGAATTCTAATTATTTATTTAACTGTTACGTACATTATAAACCGCCAGATAAAACCGCTGAGTTTGGTTACCAAGCAATTAAAACGTTTCAGTAATTTAACCGGGCCATATAAAGATATTCCCGAGAATGAAATTGTTCAGGTTGCTGAGAGTTTGAATTATATGAAATCATGGTACGAAAAATATTTACAAACTCAATCCGACGAACAAAAGAAAAAATTAAGACGCCAGGAAGATATGAATCAGGCTTCCGAAATTCAGCAAAGTTTTATAAAATCCATCTATCCGGCTTTTCCCGACCGCACCGATATCGATCTTTATTCCACATATCAACCGGCCAGAGGCGTAAGTGGCGACTTGTTTGATTATTTTTTTATTGATGATGAGCACCTGGTTTTAACCATGGGAGATGTTTCGGGAAAAGGTGTGCCGGCGGCATTTTTTATGAGTGTTGCACAAACAACAATTAAAACAAATGCGTTGGAGCCAAAAGCTAATTTAATTGTTGAAAAAATAAATAAAGAGTTGTGTACAAGCAACCACCATCAGTTCTTTTTGACGCTGTTTTTAGGTGTTCTGAATGTGAAAACCGGTATTTTTGAATATTGTAATGCTGCTCATACTCCGGGATATATTTTAAATAAAGATGGAATTGTGACAGAACTGGCACAGTCGCACGGACTACCTTTGGGGCTTTATCCCGACAAGTCTTATAGCTCAGCTAAAATCCAGTTAAATAAGAAAGATACGCTGGTTTTATACACCGATGGTGTTACCGAAATGCTAAATGAAAATCATGTTCAGTATGGTAATCAGCAGCTCGTTGAGAATCTGAAATCGCTGACTGGACAAAACCCAAAAGGAATGGTTGAACGTTTGGAGAAGAGTTTCCATATTTTCAGGGGACATGCTCAGCAAACCGACGACATTACTATGCTGATCTTTAGCTACAAAGCATAA
- a CDS encoding PfkB family carbohydrate kinase, producing the protein MKHRALFVGLTTIDIQYFIDEIPVANTKIKTDIPDILVGGPATNAAVAFAYLNKTATLASPAGLNAFSSFIDQDLNSVGVDHFDLAYGQEFETILATVLTSKNGDRTIISHNPTEVESTISPQKLIDLVEPQILLIDGFYPEFSLECVKICKERRIPVVSDCGSWKPQFDELLDYIDIAICSADFMPPNCVNQEELFDFMTAKNVKSVAISNGEDEIQYYSEDKKGSLAIPEVLVKDTLGAGDFLHGAFCYYFLESTDFERAIKEAALLASFTCSFEGTRKWLNFDHNA; encoded by the coding sequence ATGAAACACAGGGCCTTATTTGTAGGACTCACTACAATAGATATTCAATATTTTATAGATGAGATTCCGGTTGCCAATACCAAAATTAAAACCGACATTCCGGATATTTTAGTTGGCGGCCCGGCAACCAATGCTGCTGTAGCATTCGCTTATCTGAATAAAACAGCAACACTTGCAAGTCCGGCTGGTCTCAATGCTTTTTCCTCATTTATTGATCAGGATTTGAACAGTGTTGGAGTAGATCATTTTGATCTGGCTTATGGACAGGAGTTCGAAACAATTTTAGCCACCGTGTTAACGTCAAAAAATGGCGATCGCACGATTATATCGCATAATCCGACAGAAGTAGAAAGTACGATTTCGCCGCAAAAACTGATCGATCTGGTAGAACCACAAATTCTGCTAATCGATGGTTTTTACCCTGAATTTAGTCTTGAATGTGTGAAGATTTGTAAGGAACGCAGAATACCTGTTGTTTCTGACTGTGGAAGCTGGAAACCGCAGTTTGACGAGCTTTTAGATTATATTGATATTGCCATATGCTCTGCTGATTTTATGCCACCGAATTGTGTGAATCAAGAAGAACTATTTGATTTTATGACAGCTAAAAACGTAAAGTCAGTGGCTATTTCAAATGGAGAGGATGAAATCCAATATTACTCAGAAGATAAGAAGGGGAGTCTTGCCATACCGGAAGTGCTGGTTAAAGATACGCTTGGTGCCGGAGATTTTCTTCATGGTGCCTTTTGTTACTATTTTCTTGAAAGTACTGATTTCGAAAGAGCTATAAAAGAAGCAGCATTATTGGCTTCGTTTACCTGTAGTTTTGAGGGTACGCGGAAATGGTTAAATTTTGATCATAATGCCTGA
- the fabG gene encoding 3-oxoacyl-[acyl-carrier-protein] reductase, producing MKLLEGKTAIITGASRGIGKAIAVKYAQEGCDVAFTDLFEDDNMKATEEELKTYGVKAKGYASDASNFEDTDRVVSEIVKEFGRIDILVNNAGITKDTLLMRMTEDQWDAVINVNLKSVFNFTKAAQRTMLKQRSGSIINMSSVVGVSGNAGQANYSASKAGIIGFTKSVARELGSRGVRSNAIAPGFIITEMTGKIPEDARKAWEASIPLKRGGTPEEVAGVATFLASDLSSYVSGQVITVCGAMNT from the coding sequence ATGAAATTACTTGAAGGAAAAACAGCGATCATTACCGGCGCTTCTCGCGGTATTGGTAAAGCAATTGCTGTAAAGTATGCACAGGAAGGGTGCGATGTTGCCTTTACCGATCTTTTTGAAGATGACAATATGAAAGCCACGGAAGAGGAATTAAAAACTTACGGTGTAAAAGCCAAAGGGTACGCTTCTGATGCAAGTAATTTTGAAGATACTGACCGGGTTGTAAGCGAAATTGTTAAAGAATTTGGCCGTATTGATATATTAGTTAATAACGCAGGTATTACAAAAGATACTCTGTTAATGCGAATGACTGAAGACCAGTGGGATGCAGTTATCAACGTTAACCTGAAATCAGTATTTAACTTTACAAAAGCAGCGCAACGCACCATGCTTAAACAACGTTCCGGATCAATTATCAACATGAGTTCGGTTGTAGGAGTAAGCGGGAATGCAGGTCAGGCTAACTACTCGGCATCAAAAGCCGGTATTATTGGATTTACCAAGTCAGTAGCACGCGAACTGGGTTCTCGTGGTGTTCGTTCAAATGCCATCGCACCTGGTTTTATTATTACTGAAATGACAGGTAAAATTCCGGAAGATGCACGTAAAGCATGGGAAGCTTCAATTCCATTAAAAAGAGGTGGAACACCTGAAGAGGTTGCAGGTGTTGCAACATTCCTTGCTTCTGATCTGTCGTCGTATGTAAGCGGGCAGGTTATTACTGTTTGCGGCGCAATGAATACTTAA
- a CDS encoding NAD-dependent protein deacylase, whose translation MQSLIDFAVSELKKSKYTIAFTGAGISVESGIPPFRGEHGLWNKYDPQVLDLGYFLNNSENCWTYIREIFYDFFADAKPNDAHRMLAKMESNKLLNAVVTQNIDNLHYQAGSETVYEFHGNSKKLKCLKCGQVYDAMDIDFENIPPKCVNDGEVLKPDFIFFGEGIPPDAYADSFAAAEKAEVCIIVGSTGEVTPASYVPRTAKQAGATIIEINPEETIFTSAITDIHLKGKAAEVLNQLGELLF comes from the coding sequence ATGCAGTCATTAATTGATTTTGCCGTATCTGAACTTAAAAAATCGAAATATACGATAGCATTTACTGGTGCCGGCATTTCAGTGGAAAGCGGGATTCCGCCATTCAGAGGCGAACATGGTCTCTGGAACAAATACGATCCACAGGTACTGGACTTGGGCTACTTTCTGAATAACTCAGAAAACTGCTGGACATATATTCGCGAAATATTCTACGATTTTTTTGCAGATGCCAAACCAAACGATGCACACCGGATGCTGGCAAAAATGGAAAGTAACAAGCTGTTAAACGCTGTTGTTACCCAGAATATCGACAATTTGCATTACCAAGCCGGAAGTGAAACCGTTTACGAGTTTCATGGCAATTCAAAAAAGCTAAAGTGTTTAAAGTGCGGACAAGTTTATGATGCAATGGATATTGATTTTGAAAACATTCCGCCAAAATGTGTAAATGATGGAGAAGTGCTAAAACCCGATTTTATTTTTTTTGGTGAAGGAATTCCGCCCGATGCATATGCAGATTCGTTCGCAGCGGCAGAAAAAGCTGAAGTGTGCATTATTGTTGGCTCAACCGGCGAAGTAACACCGGCGTCGTATGTGCCGCGTACTGCCAAACAAGCCGGTGCAACAATCATCGAAATCAATCCCGAAGAAACCATTTTTACTTCAGCAATTACTGATATTCATTTAAAAGGAAAAGCCGCCGAAGTTCTAAATCAGCTAGGCGAGTTGTTGTTTTGA
- a CDS encoding class I SAM-dependent methyltransferase, protein MENREYYEDPRNEMEYFLTSAPKRSIEFGCSNGIFSERVKKKYKTETWGIDIDKESTDIAKTKMDKVFCGDALEIIEELPENYFDCLICNDFIEHVPSDRDFFKKIKKCLTDDAVLICSLPNIRHWKHFVRYFFLKDWKYKSHGILDYTHLRFYTKKSMKRAIKEWGFETELIKGIRPTKSPFFYLFCLITLNFIGDMRYLQYAFRAKLKEKI, encoded by the coding sequence ATGGAGAACAGAGAATACTATGAGGATCCTAGAAATGAAATGGAATATTTTTTAACCAGTGCCCCTAAACGTAGCATTGAGTTTGGGTGTTCAAATGGTATATTTTCGGAGAGAGTAAAGAAAAAATATAAAACAGAAACATGGGGGATTGATATCGACAAAGAATCGACTGATATTGCCAAAACAAAAATGGATAAGGTTTTTTGCGGAGATGCCCTGGAGATTATTGAGGAATTACCGGAGAATTATTTTGATTGCTTGATTTGTAACGATTTTATCGAGCACGTACCATCAGATCGCGATTTTTTTAAAAAGATAAAAAAATGCTTAACCGATGATGCTGTTTTAATATGTTCGTTACCCAATATACGACACTGGAAGCATTTTGTGAGGTATTTCTTTTTAAAAGACTGGAAGTACAAAAGTCATGGTATATTGGATTATACCCACCTTCGGTTTTATACAAAGAAAAGTATGAAAAGAGCCATTAAAGAGTGGGGTTTTGAAACAGAACTTATTAAAGGTATTCGTCCAACGAAAAGTCCTTTTTTCTATCTGTTTTGTTTAATTACGCTTAATTTTATTGGCGATATGCGTTATTTGCAGTATGCATTCAGAGCGAAATTAAAAGAGAAGATTTAA
- a CDS encoding DUF4422 domain-containing protein, whose translation MAQKDTIRIYSFYYKTEKQFLSQDGYMHIWAGKNNAPENTDFTGDDTGKNISEKNKYYSELTGLYWVWKNTKSDIVGSCHYRRYFTKNKEQFFFQLKRLLYYPIGLWKKRYGLIYTKNYNCWENKILKKDDIAEFLSEYDAIMPTRRILKYTVEEHYSRYHNIQDLKHIGSILKSDYPEYMEAYNRVLSNKRLFANNMFILKWERFNELMEWLFHILFRFEDEIDFKKYEGYQERIMGFLGERLITTWIYHQKLNYKELPLIYFKKLKPKANA comes from the coding sequence ATGGCACAAAAAGATACAATAAGAATATATTCGTTTTATTATAAAACCGAGAAGCAATTCCTGTCGCAAGATGGCTATATGCATATATGGGCCGGTAAAAATAATGCCCCCGAGAATACTGATTTTACAGGTGATGATACCGGAAAGAACATCTCTGAAAAAAATAAATATTACAGCGAATTAACCGGTTTATACTGGGTGTGGAAAAACACAAAATCTGATATTGTGGGAAGTTGCCACTACCGTCGTTATTTTACAAAAAATAAAGAGCAGTTTTTCTTTCAACTTAAACGCCTGCTTTATTATCCTATTGGTTTATGGAAAAAACGCTACGGATTAATTTATACAAAAAACTATAATTGCTGGGAAAATAAAATTTTAAAAAAGGATGACATTGCTGAATTTCTTTCGGAATATGATGCAATAATGCCAACACGTAGAATTCTTAAATATACTGTTGAGGAGCATTACAGCAGGTATCACAATATTCAAGATTTAAAACATATAGGAAGTATTTTAAAATCAGACTATCCGGAATACATGGAAGCCTACAATAGAGTACTCTCAAACAAGCGTTTGTTTGCCAATAATATGTTTATTTTAAAATGGGAAAGATTTAATGAATTAATGGAGTGGTTGTTCCATATTCTTTTTCGTTTTGAAGATGAAATAGACTTTAAGAAATATGAGGGTTACCAGGAACGGATTATGGGTTTTTTGGGCGAACGCTTAATAACCACTTGGATTTACCACCAGAAACTGAATTATAAAGAATTACCTTTAATTTATTTTAAAAAGCTAAAACCCAAAGCTAATGCTTGA
- the mnmE gene encoding tRNA uridine-5-carboxymethylaminomethyl(34) synthesis GTPase MnmE, translated as MLDQSTICAISTSPGVGAIAVIRLSGSDAITICDKVYESPKAGKSLVDQPANTLHFGKIVSADETIDEVVIALFRAPHSFTGEDIIEISCHGSVYIQQRILNVLVENGARLALPGEFTQRAFLNGKMDLSQAEAVADVIASSNAAAHKLAMNQMRGGFSKEISALRDQLLHFTAMVELELDFSEEDVEFADRTALRKLTEEIEELLRKLKDSFQLGNAIKNGIPVAIVGETNVGKSTLLNALLNEDRAIVSDIHGTTRDVIEDVVNIHGTAFRFFDTAGIRETEDHIENLGIERSYSKLEQATVVLLVVDTNNPYPLVESRIQKIRERIASHQTLIIVANKIDSGLRDTIQQIEVMEFTDNEKAVFIAAKQKENLEELIDYMSHSIDMEEAEQQDVIVTNARHYEILKNAHEAILRVLNGLDMHITGDFLAQDIRECLHYLAEITGEVGTEEVLGHIFKNFCIGK; from the coding sequence ATGCTTGATCAATCTACAATATGTGCCATATCAACTTCTCCGGGAGTTGGGGCAATTGCCGTTATTCGCCTTTCTGGTAGCGATGCCATAACAATATGTGACAAAGTTTATGAAAGTCCGAAAGCAGGAAAGTCACTTGTAGATCAACCGGCAAACACCCTTCATTTTGGTAAAATAGTTTCAGCCGACGAAACCATCGACGAAGTAGTTATTGCTCTTTTTCGTGCGCCACATTCGTTTACCGGTGAGGACATTATTGAAATTTCATGTCATGGATCGGTGTATATTCAGCAACGGATTTTGAATGTTTTGGTTGAAAACGGAGCCCGGCTGGCATTGCCCGGAGAATTTACTCAACGTGCATTTCTGAATGGGAAAATGGACCTTTCGCAGGCAGAAGCTGTGGCGGATGTTATTGCATCGTCGAATGCTGCTGCTCATAAATTGGCCATGAACCAGATGCGCGGTGGTTTCTCGAAAGAAATTAGTGCTTTGCGCGATCAGCTACTGCATTTTACTGCAATGGTAGAACTAGAGCTGGATTTTAGCGAAGAAGATGTGGAGTTTGCCGACCGGACTGCATTGCGCAAATTAACTGAAGAAATTGAGGAGTTGCTGCGAAAACTGAAAGATTCGTTTCAACTGGGAAATGCCATTAAAAATGGAATTCCGGTGGCTATTGTTGGGGAAACCAATGTCGGTAAATCAACACTGTTAAATGCTTTGCTGAATGAAGATCGTGCTATTGTTTCTGATATTCATGGAACAACGCGCGATGTGATTGAAGATGTTGTGAATATTCATGGAACTGCATTTCGCTTTTTCGATACGGCGGGTATTCGCGAAACTGAAGATCACATTGAAAACCTGGGAATCGAACGAAGTTACAGTAAACTGGAGCAGGCAACTGTAGTTTTGTTGGTAGTTGACACCAATAATCCCTACCCGCTTGTGGAAAGCCGCATTCAAAAGATTCGCGAACGAATTGCCTCACATCAGACGCTGATAATTGTGGCTAATAAAATCGATTCCGGTTTACGCGACACCATTCAGCAAATAGAGGTAATGGAATTCACCGATAATGAAAAAGCGGTGTTCATAGCTGCCAAACAAAAGGAAAACCTTGAGGAACTGATCGATTATATGAGCCATTCCATTGATATGGAGGAAGCCGAACAACAGGATGTAATTGTTACCAATGCCCGTCATTACGAAATACTTAAAAATGCACATGAAGCAATTTTACGTGTTTTGAATGGCCTCGATATGCATATTACCGGAGATTTCCTTGCACAGGATATTCGCGAGTGTTTGCATTACCTTGCTGAGATCACAGGAGAAGTGGGAACAGAAGAAGTTCTGGGGCATATTTTTAAGAATTTCTGTATCGGAAAGTAA
- a CDS encoding helix-turn-helix domain-containing protein: MSSKIEVQKICEFCGKEFTAKTTVTRFCGHACASRSYKQRKKENKIGKAIEETNQQKLLSITELNIEAIKQKDFLSIKEAHTLLGLSERTFYRLMKAGTIQATKLGKRTIIKRSEIDKLFAS, encoded by the coding sequence ATGAGTAGCAAAATTGAAGTCCAAAAGATATGTGAGTTTTGTGGAAAGGAATTTACCGCAAAAACTACAGTTACACGATTCTGCGGTCATGCTTGTGCTTCACGGTCCTATAAGCAACGAAAGAAAGAAAACAAGATTGGCAAGGCTATCGAGGAAACGAACCAACAAAAACTACTTTCTATTACCGAGCTAAATATTGAAGCCATTAAACAAAAGGACTTTCTTTCGATTAAAGAAGCGCACACTCTACTTGGGTTAAGCGAACGCACATTTTATAGGCTTATGAAAGCCGGAACCATCCAGGCAACCAAGTTGGGCAAACGCACCATTATTAAACGTTCCGAAATCGATAAACTTTTTGCGTCATGA